Proteins from one Roseovarius nanhaiticus genomic window:
- a CDS encoding GcvT family protein, with product MKTQVKALVVGGGAVGTSIAYHLAKAGWDDVMLLERDELTSGSTWHAAGLLPYFNMSYATTHIHDYSIKFYKTLEEETGLNAGFAVVGNLRMAQTEERMDEYRLYASTAETCGVPYEWMTPDEIKAKWPLIRTDDLKGALYHQTDGYINPADVTMAMAKGARQRGVMIERKWQADAFHWNGDAWEVTATKMVEKGGNLVPSGEQIVINAEHVVTASGNHAQRTAKMLGIKMPAIPVEHQFIVMDQDPALVEFRKQPGNVEHPVIRDADAQSYVREERGGWILGVYEPGAPARFEHGVPDSFRADLFQLDLDRIEDQYMAMNHRIPSCEECGLKDDFNGPICYTPDGNPLVGPAPGLHNMWLAEGFSFGITAAGGTGYYLAQMMVDGEAEIDMASLDPKRYSSNWMTTEFAARKNEEAYEHVYILHHPDEERPACRPLRTAPAYDRQKARGAQFGFVNGWERPNYYGPLDAPENFDHDARSFRRGGWWQHAVDEAKAIREGVGLIDATAFSKHVVKGPGATQFLDWFTCNKLPKVGRINLTYALTAHGTTRTEYTIVRTGENAYYLVSAGAWTEYDADFLRKAAEEKMEEFGYIEIQDVTSQWGVFAIAGPKSRDVLKDVIIDADPATALSNKRFPWLSARQIELGMCPVNAIRVAYTGELGWELHHPIEMQNYLFDLLEKAGEAHGMKLVGARAQNWLRQEKSYRAFGNELGRDATPLEADLPRFVDLEKDFHGKDAMVKTGVRAKCATFLIDGPDDADPWGREVLYTEGGERVGRLTSGGYSVAFGKSIGMGYVKPELVVPGTVLKVKIMDKLWDATVTEDSPYDPKNEVIRKDG from the coding sequence ATGAAAACCCAAGTCAAAGCCCTTGTCGTCGGCGGCGGTGCCGTTGGAACCTCGATCGCCTATCATTTGGCAAAGGCCGGTTGGGACGACGTGATGCTGCTGGAACGGGACGAGCTGACGTCCGGCTCCACATGGCACGCCGCGGGCCTTCTACCCTATTTCAACATGAGCTACGCGACGACGCATATCCACGACTACTCGATCAAGTTCTACAAGACGCTCGAGGAGGAAACCGGCCTCAACGCGGGCTTCGCCGTTGTCGGCAACCTGCGCATGGCCCAGACCGAAGAGCGGATGGACGAATACCGCCTCTACGCCTCGACCGCCGAGACCTGCGGCGTGCCTTACGAGTGGATGACCCCGGACGAGATCAAGGCGAAATGGCCGCTGATCCGTACCGATGACCTCAAAGGCGCGCTCTACCACCAGACAGACGGCTATATTAACCCCGCGGACGTCACCATGGCGATGGCCAAGGGCGCGCGCCAGCGTGGCGTCATGATCGAGCGTAAATGGCAGGCGGACGCATTTCACTGGAACGGCGATGCCTGGGAAGTGACGGCCACCAAGATGGTCGAGAAGGGCGGCAATCTGGTGCCCTCGGGCGAGCAGATCGTAATCAATGCCGAGCATGTCGTCACTGCCTCCGGCAACCACGCGCAGCGCACCGCCAAGATGCTGGGCATCAAGATGCCCGCGATTCCCGTTGAGCACCAGTTCATCGTGATGGACCAGGATCCCGCACTGGTCGAGTTCCGCAAGCAGCCCGGCAATGTCGAGCACCCCGTCATCCGCGACGCCGACGCGCAGTCCTATGTGCGCGAAGAGCGCGGCGGCTGGATCCTGGGTGTCTACGAGCCCGGCGCGCCCGCGCGGTTCGAGCATGGCGTGCCTGACAGCTTCCGCGCCGACCTCTTCCAGCTGGATCTCGACCGGATCGAGGACCAGTACATGGCGATGAACCACCGCATTCCCTCCTGCGAGGAATGCGGCCTGAAGGACGACTTCAACGGACCCATCTGCTATACGCCCGATGGCAACCCGCTGGTCGGCCCGGCCCCGGGTCTGCACAATATGTGGCTGGCCGAGGGTTTCAGCTTCGGCATCACGGCGGCGGGCGGCACGGGCTACTACCTCGCTCAGATGATGGTGGATGGCGAGGCCGAGATCGACATGGCCAGCCTCGATCCCAAGCGCTATTCGTCGAACTGGATGACCACCGAATTCGCCGCGCGCAAGAACGAAGAGGCGTATGAGCATGTCTATATCCTACACCACCCGGATGAGGAGCGCCCCGCCTGCCGCCCCCTGCGCACGGCGCCCGCCTACGACCGCCAGAAGGCGCGCGGCGCGCAATTCGGCTTCGTCAACGGCTGGGAGCGGCCCAACTACTACGGCCCGCTGGACGCGCCCGAGAATTTCGACCACGACGCCCGCAGTTTCCGCCGCGGCGGCTGGTGGCAGCACGCGGTGGATGAGGCAAAGGCCATCCGCGAGGGCGTCGGCCTGATCGACGCGACGGCGTTCTCCAAGCATGTCGTCAAAGGACCGGGCGCGACCCAGTTCCTCGATTGGTTCACCTGCAACAAGCTGCCGAAAGTGGGCCGGATCAACCTGACCTACGCGCTGACCGCGCATGGCACGACGCGCACGGAATACACCATCGTGCGCACCGGCGAGAATGCCTATTACCTCGTCTCCGCCGGCGCATGGACGGAATATGACGCCGATTTCCTGCGCAAGGCCGCCGAGGAAAAGATGGAGGAGTTCGGCTATATCGAGATCCAGGACGTGACCAGCCAATGGGGCGTCTTTGCCATCGCGGGCCCCAAATCGCGCGACGTTCTCAAGGATGTCATCATCGACGCCGATCCCGCAACGGCGCTCTCGAACAAGCGCTTTCCGTGGCTCTCGGCCCGCCAGATCGAGCTGGGCATGTGCCCCGTCAACGCCATCCGCGTCGCTTACACGGGCGAGCTGGGCTGGGAGCTGCATCACCCGATTGAAATGCAGAACTACCTCTTTGATCTGCTCGAGAAGGCGGGCGAGGCGCACGGGATGAAACTGGTCGGCGCGCGCGCGCAGAACTGGCTGCGGCAGGAAAAAAGCTACCGCGCCTTCGGCAATGAGCTGGGCCGCGATGCGACCCCGCTTGAGGCCGATTTGCCGCGCTTTGTAGATCTGGAGAAGGATTTCCACGGCAAGGACGCGATGGTGAAGACGGGCGTGCGCGCCAAATGCGCGACCTTCCTCATCGACGGGCCGGACGACGCCGACCCCTGGGGCCGCGAAGTGCTCTACACCGAGGGCGGCGAGCGCGTCGGGCGCCTGACGTCGGGCGGTTATTCGGTCGCCTTCGGCAAGAGTATCGGCATGGGCTACGTCAAGCCGGAGCTGGTCGTGCCGGGCACGGTCCTCAAGGTCAAGATCATGGACAAGCTCTGGGACGCGACCGTGACCGAAGACAGTCCCTATGACCCCAAGAACGAGGTCATCCGTAAGGATGGCTGA
- a CDS encoding fasciclin domain-containing protein has product MKRRSIIKSFAAAGMLAAVGACAQMDDGDDIVDIASSNPDFSTLTAAIGAAGLTDTLRGPGPFTVFAPTNAAFDALPAGTLDMLLMPENKDKLASILTYHVVPGAVTSDQILGKRMNVATVQGDTVRVDGTGGKYGAAVRVNDANVTNADIMATNGVIHVIDKVLLP; this is encoded by the coding sequence ATGAAGCGCCGCTCAATTATCAAATCATTCGCCGCCGCTGGCATGCTTGCTGCCGTGGGCGCCTGCGCCCAGATGGACGATGGCGATGATATCGTCGATATCGCATCGTCGAACCCCGATTTTTCGACGCTGACAGCCGCAATTGGTGCCGCAGGTCTGACGGACACGCTGCGCGGGCCGGGCCCGTTCACCGTGTTTGCGCCGACCAACGCAGCCTTCGATGCGCTGCCTGCCGGGACGCTCGACATGCTGCTCATGCCCGAAAACAAGGACAAGCTGGCGTCGATCCTGACCTATCACGTCGTTCCCGGCGCAGTTACGTCTGACCAGATCCTTGGCAAGCGCATGAATGTGGCGACTGTGCAGGGTGACACGGTGCGGGTCGATGGCACAGGCGGCAAGTACGGTGCGGCCGTGCGTGTCAACGATGCCAATGTGACAAACGCGGACATCATGGCGACGAATGGCGTCATTCATGTGATCGACAAGGTGCTGTTGCCCTAA
- a CDS encoding MoaD/ThiS family protein, with the protein MVQVKLWGSLRDLAEGQEVVEVEASNFKELLDALAAKHPALKPQIDRGVSLAVDGLVYRNSWFTEVKPDSEVVLMPYMKGG; encoded by the coding sequence ATGGTTCAGGTGAAACTCTGGGGCTCGCTCCGCGACCTGGCGGAGGGGCAAGAGGTGGTCGAAGTGGAGGCCAGCAATTTCAAGGAGTTGCTGGACGCTCTGGCCGCCAAACACCCGGCGCTCAAGCCGCAGATTGACCGCGGGGTGAGCCTTGCGGTCGATGGGCTGGTCTATCGCAATTCATGGTTCACGGAAGTGAAGCCGGACAGCGAAGTGGTGCTGATGCCTTATATGAAAGGCGGCTGA
- a CDS encoding xanthine dehydrogenase family protein molybdopterin-binding subunit, with the protein MNFQSSTKADFKVVGTRVARPDGVDKVTGRALYGADFNVPGMQVGLILRSPHAHALINSIDASEALALPGVKAVVTSADWGVPEDDGLRDVQDNCLARGKVLYDGHPVAAVAAKDMATAKAALKLIKVDYTPLPHVTDVDKAMKPDAPVVQEGRADESVPAGAGPNVTHYCEFGHGDLEAGFAKADTIVERSFTTAATHQGYIEPHACLASYGNDGKADLWCTTQGQYFVRDLCSAIMGMEGSQLKVTASEIGGGFGGKTTVFIEPVALALSRKCGRPVKIVMSRVDVFRATGPTVSSSIDVRIGMTKEGRITAADAKLRYQGGAFPCDTVDMGAQSAFAAYDLDAVRTEGWNAMTNRPRQAAYRAPGAPMAIYAVESVVDELCQKLDLDPLDVRLMNAADAGTKASYGVTFDQIGLKATLEAAKEHDHYHAPLGENQGRGLSCGFWFNFGGNTSVSLAINADGTVSVAEGNPDIGGSRASISMMAAEELGVPYEKVRTTISDTSALGQNDVTDGSRVTFAVGLATIKAARAAIQVMCGRAAKIWGIDEDAVIWEDGAAKPSGPNAGNFEPMTLAEIAAISSETGGPIAGHHEVNAEGAGVSFGVHLADVEVDPETGATEVLRYTVFQDAGKAVHPDYVEGQMQGGAAQGIGWALNEEYIYGEDGRLQNAGFLDYRIPVASDLPNIDTVILEIPNPGHPYGVRGVGETPIVPPLAALSNAVSRAVGIRLTSLPMSPPKILKAIMAKG; encoded by the coding sequence ATGAACTTCCAATCCTCCACCAAGGCTGATTTCAAGGTTGTCGGTACGCGGGTCGCCCGCCCCGATGGCGTCGACAAGGTCACCGGCCGCGCGCTTTACGGCGCGGATTTCAACGTGCCGGGGATGCAGGTGGGCCTGATCCTGCGCAGCCCGCACGCCCATGCGCTGATCAACAGCATCGACGCGAGCGAGGCGCTGGCCCTGCCCGGCGTCAAGGCCGTCGTGACCTCCGCCGATTGGGGCGTGCCCGAGGATGACGGGCTGCGCGATGTGCAGGACAACTGCCTCGCGCGGGGCAAGGTGCTCTATGACGGGCACCCCGTCGCCGCGGTCGCGGCGAAGGATATGGCCACGGCCAAGGCCGCGCTGAAACTGATCAAGGTAGATTACACGCCCCTGCCCCATGTCACCGACGTGGACAAGGCGATGAAGCCGGACGCGCCCGTGGTCCAGGAGGGCCGCGCGGACGAAAGCGTGCCCGCAGGCGCCGGGCCGAACGTGACCCATTACTGCGAATTCGGGCATGGCGATCTGGAGGCCGGCTTTGCCAAGGCCGACACCATCGTCGAGCGCAGCTTTACCACCGCCGCGACGCATCAGGGCTATATCGAGCCGCATGCCTGCCTTGCCTCCTACGGCAATGACGGTAAGGCGGACCTCTGGTGCACCACGCAAGGCCAGTATTTCGTGCGCGATCTTTGCTCGGCCATCATGGGCATGGAGGGCAGCCAGCTGAAAGTCACCGCATCCGAGATCGGCGGCGGTTTTGGCGGCAAGACCACTGTCTTTATCGAGCCTGTCGCGCTGGCGCTCAGCCGCAAATGTGGGCGGCCCGTCAAGATCGTGATGAGCCGCGTCGACGTCTTCCGCGCCACCGGTCCCACCGTGTCCTCGTCGATCGACGTCCGCATCGGCATGACCAAGGAGGGGCGCATCACCGCCGCCGACGCCAAGCTGCGCTATCAGGGCGGCGCGTTTCCCTGCGACACGGTCGATATGGGCGCGCAAAGCGCCTTTGCGGCCTATGACCTCGACGCCGTGCGCACCGAGGGCTGGAACGCGATGACCAACCGCCCCCGCCAGGCCGCCTATCGCGCGCCGGGCGCGCCCATGGCGATCTACGCGGTCGAAAGCGTCGTGGACGAGCTGTGCCAGAAGCTGGATCTTGACCCGCTGGATGTGCGGCTGATGAACGCCGCTGATGCGGGCACCAAGGCGTCCTACGGCGTGACCTTCGACCAGATCGGCCTCAAGGCCACGCTGGAGGCGGCCAAGGAGCATGATCACTACCACGCGCCTTTGGGTGAAAATCAGGGCCGCGGCCTTTCCTGCGGGTTCTGGTTCAACTTCGGAGGCAATACCTCGGTCTCGCTGGCGATCAATGCCGATGGCACGGTCAGCGTCGCCGAGGGCAACCCCGATATCGGCGGCAGCCGCGCGTCGATCAGCATGATGGCCGCCGAGGAACTGGGCGTGCCCTATGAAAAGGTGCGCACCACGATCAGCGATACCAGCGCACTGGGCCAGAATGACGTGACCGATGGCAGCCGCGTGACCTTTGCAGTCGGCCTTGCCACGATCAAGGCCGCCCGCGCCGCCATCCAGGTAATGTGCGGGCGCGCTGCCAAGATCTGGGGCATCGACGAAGACGCTGTTATCTGGGAGGATGGCGCTGCCAAACCCTCGGGGCCGAATGCGGGAAATTTCGAGCCGATGACACTGGCCGAGATCGCCGCGATTTCATCCGAGACCGGCGGGCCCATCGCGGGCCATCACGAGGTCAATGCCGAGGGCGCGGGCGTCAGCTTTGGCGTGCATCTGGCCGATGTCGAGGTGGATCCCGAGACCGGCGCGACCGAAGTGCTGCGCTACACCGTCTTCCAGGATGCGGGCAAGGCCGTGCATCCGGACTATGTCGAGGGCCAGATGCAGGGCGGCGCCGCTCAAGGCATCGGCTGGGCGCTGAACGAGGAATACATCTACGGCGAGGATGGCCGCCTGCAAAACGCGGGCTTCCTCGACTACCGCATTCCCGTCGCGTCGGACCTGCCCAATATCGACACGGTGATCCTGGAAATTCCCAACCCCGGCCACCCCTACGGCGTGCGCGGCGTGGGCGAGACGCCCATCGTGCCGCCCCTTGCCGCGCTTTCGAACGCTGTCAGCCGGGCCGTCGGGATCCGGCTCACGTCGCTGCCCATGTCGCCGCCCAAGATCCTCAAGGCGATCATGGCCAAGGGCTGA
- a CDS encoding (2Fe-2S)-binding protein, whose product MKNIHVSTTINGDEAEFVCAPEETLLDSLRNRLGLSGAKEGCGTGDCGACTVEMDGRLVCACLVLGAEAEGAQIKTVEGMAIGEGLHPLQQAFIDHAALQCGICTPGILVAAKNLLERNPDPTDTEIRYWLAGNLCRCTGYDKIIKAVQIAAADMRGA is encoded by the coding sequence ATGAAGAACATCCACGTATCCACCACGATTAACGGCGACGAGGCCGAATTCGTCTGCGCCCCCGAAGAGACGCTGCTCGATAGCCTGCGCAACCGCCTGGGCCTGAGCGGTGCCAAGGAAGGCTGCGGCACCGGCGATTGCGGCGCTTGCACCGTTGAGATGGACGGGCGGCTGGTCTGCGCCTGCCTCGTGCTGGGCGCCGAGGCCGAGGGTGCGCAGATCAAAACCGTCGAGGGCATGGCCATCGGCGAGGGCCTGCACCCGCTGCAACAAGCGTTTATCGACCACGCGGCGCTGCAATGCGGGATCTGCACGCCGGGCATTCTGGTTGCGGCCAAGAACCTCTTGGAGCGCAACCCGGACCCCACCGATACCGAAATCCGCTATTGGCTGGCCGGCAATCTCTGCCGCTGCACCGGCTATGACAAGATCATCAAGGCTGTTCAGATCGCAGCCGCCGACATGAGAGGCGCATGA
- a CDS encoding FAD binding domain-containing protein, whose product MQYMKPKTVAEASEILARNEGAARILGGGTDLLVNLRSGLIEPDMIVDIKHLEGMRDIREEDGGLRIGAGVPGQQLGEHEGARAMWPGVVEACELIGSTQIQGRCTMVGNLCNGGPAADSVPAMIAAAAVARIEGPDGPRDCPVEEFVTGPGKTVLGKGEFVSSVFLPARPSAAGDAYLRFIPRTEMDIAVASAGANIELGSDGTIKSARVALGAVGPRVVLVPEAAEAITGSKLEDPAIAALVKACESAAKPIDDKRGTVEFRITLAGVLAKRAARIAMDRAAARA is encoded by the coding sequence ATGCAGTACATGAAACCGAAAACCGTTGCCGAGGCATCGGAAATCCTGGCCCGGAACGAGGGCGCCGCGCGCATCCTTGGGGGTGGCACGGATCTTCTGGTCAACCTGCGCTCGGGGCTGATCGAGCCGGACATGATCGTCGATATCAAGCATCTGGAGGGCATGCGCGACATCCGCGAGGAGGATGGCGGATTGCGCATCGGCGCGGGCGTGCCCGGTCAGCAACTGGGCGAGCATGAGGGCGCGCGCGCCATGTGGCCCGGCGTGGTCGAGGCGTGCGAATTGATCGGCTCGACCCAGATCCAGGGGCGCTGCACCATGGTGGGCAACCTCTGCAACGGCGGGCCTGCCGCCGATAGCGTGCCCGCGATGATCGCCGCCGCCGCCGTCGCACGCATCGAGGGGCCGGATGGCCCCCGCGATTGCCCCGTCGAGGAGTTCGTGACCGGCCCCGGCAAGACAGTGCTGGGAAAGGGCGAATTCGTCAGCTCCGTCTTCTTGCCCGCGCGGCCTTCGGCGGCGGGCGATGCGTATCTGCGCTTCATCCCGCGGACCGAGATGGACATCGCCGTTGCGTCGGCGGGCGCAAATATCGAGCTGGGCAGCGACGGCACGATCAAGTCGGCCCGCGTCGCCCTTGGCGCCGTTGGCCCGCGCGTCGTGCTGGTGCCGGAGGCGGCGGAGGCCATCACCGGCTCCAAACTGGAGGATCCGGCCATCGCCGCACTGGTCAAGGCGTGCGAAAGCGCGGCCAAGCCGATCGACGACAAGCGCGGAACCGTCGAGTTCCGCATCACCCTTGCGGGCGTGCTGGCCAAGCGCGCCGCCCGCATCGCCATGGACCGCGCCGCCGCGCGCGCCTGA
- a CDS encoding ABC transporter permease, whose product MGDVWDGLVQAVWLILSLDADLVEIAWRSLRVTGAALAIACVISLPLAALLAVQRFRWRRGTIAVLNALMGLPPVVVGLIVYVLLSRSGPLGVLGLLFTPTAMIIAQVIIIVPLIASIAHQSLRELWAEYHDLLISMNATRMQRIGALLHDGRRALLTAALAGFGRGIGEVGAIMVVGGNIDHATRVMTTAIALETGKGNFALALALGFILIALSILINLAIHALSRTETGGRW is encoded by the coding sequence ATGGGCGATGTGTGGGACGGGCTGGTGCAGGCGGTCTGGCTGATCCTCAGCCTTGATGCCGACCTTGTCGAAATCGCGTGGCGCAGCCTGCGCGTGACCGGCGCCGCCTTGGCCATCGCCTGTGTCATTTCGCTGCCGCTGGCTGCCTTGCTGGCGGTGCAGCGGTTTCGCTGGCGGCGCGGCACCATTGCGGTGCTGAACGCGCTGATGGGCCTGCCGCCCGTTGTCGTGGGCCTCATCGTCTATGTGCTGCTGTCCCGCTCTGGTCCGCTGGGCGTGCTTGGGCTGCTCTTTACGCCGACGGCGATGATCATCGCGCAGGTCATCATCATCGTTCCGCTGATCGCCTCGATCGCGCACCAATCCCTGCGCGAACTTTGGGCCGAGTATCATGACCTCCTGATCTCGATGAACGCGACGCGGATGCAGCGCATCGGCGCGCTGCTGCATGACGGGCGCCGCGCGCTCTTGACCGCGGCGCTGGCGGGCTTTGGCCGCGGCATCGGCGAGGTCGGCGCGATCATGGTGGTGGGCGGCAATATCGACCACGCAACGCGGGTGATGACGACGGCGATCGCGCTGGAAACCGGCAAGGGCAATTTCGCGCTGGCGCTGGCGCTGGGTTTCATTCTCATAGCGCTGTCGATCCTCATCAACCTGGCCATTCACGCCCTTAGCCGCACCGAGACGGGGGGCAGGTGGTGA
- a CDS encoding ATP-binding cassette domain-containing protein has translation MCGGAVHRRGQRLIGPVDLEIAGGGITAVIGPNGAGKSTLLKALHGLERLSEGHINWSSPRAEALERQAFVFQTPVMLRRSVLDNLAFPLRLKGTSRGAARAAAADWCARIGLGGMERRAATVLSGGERQKLALARALITGPELLFLDEPSAALDGRATREIEALLALAAADGTRIVMATHDMGQARRLAREIWFLRGGMLHEAAPADTFFSGPKTEAARAFLAGDIVD, from the coding sequence ATGTGCGGCGGCGCGGTTCACCGCCGGGGCCAGCGCCTGATCGGGCCTGTCGATCTTGAGATCGCAGGAGGCGGCATCACCGCCGTCATCGGTCCGAACGGCGCGGGCAAATCCACGCTGCTCAAGGCGCTGCACGGGCTGGAGCGGCTGAGCGAGGGGCATATAAACTGGTCTTCTCCGCGCGCCGAGGCGCTGGAGCGGCAGGCCTTCGTGTTTCAGACACCGGTCATGCTGCGCCGCTCTGTGCTGGATAATCTGGCCTTTCCGCTCCGCCTGAAGGGCACATCGCGCGGCGCGGCGCGCGCCGCGGCGGCGGATTGGTGCGCACGCATCGGTCTGGGCGGCATGGAGCGGCGGGCGGCCACCGTTCTGTCGGGTGGTGAGCGGCAAAAACTGGCGCTGGCCCGCGCCCTGATCACCGGGCCCGAGCTGCTTTTCCTGGACGAGCCGTCGGCCGCGCTCGACGGGCGCGCAACGCGCGAGATCGAGGCGCTTTTGGCGCTTGCAGCCGCGGACGGCACGCGTATCGTCATGGCGACGCACGATATGGGCCAGGCACGGCGTCTTGCCCGCGAGATTTGGTTCCTGCGCGGCGGCATGCTCCACGAGGCTGCCCCGGCAGACACGTTTTTCAGCGGGCCCAAGACGGAGGCGGCCCGCGCCTTTCTGGCCGGCGATATTGTCGACTAG
- a CDS encoding substrate-binding domain-containing protein, whose protein sequence is MRKLTLTASLVLGLFGVSAQAEEMKMAVTTSFHNSGLSDVLLPAILEDTGIELQLLVVGTGQAIKLGEAGDVDAILVHSKAAEDAFVAAGHGTHRREIMYNDFVLVGPADDPAGIRSADAAAAALSAIAEAKAPFVSRGDDSGTHKKELNLWRAAGTDVTGGNDWYKEVGAGMGAALNTASGMGAYVLSDRASWLNFGNKGDLELLFAGDPVLFNQYAYLPVDPGKGDYIKSDLAEEVEAWLTSARAKELIDGYRIAGEQLFTFNAEMDGAQKAAE, encoded by the coding sequence ATGCGCAAACTTACCCTCACAGCCAGCCTTGTCCTCGGCCTTTTCGGTGTGTCCGCGCAAGCGGAAGAAATGAAAATGGCCGTCACCACCAGCTTTCACAACTCCGGACTGTCCGATGTGCTGCTGCCCGCGATTCTTGAGGATACCGGCATCGAGCTCCAGCTGCTGGTGGTCGGTACGGGCCAGGCGATCAAACTGGGCGAGGCAGGGGATGTCGACGCCATCCTCGTTCATAGCAAGGCCGCCGAAGATGCTTTCGTCGCGGCTGGTCACGGCACCCATCGCCGCGAGATCATGTATAATGATTTCGTGCTCGTTGGGCCGGCGGATGATCCTGCCGGCATCCGCAGCGCAGATGCCGCCGCCGCCGCGCTGAGCGCCATCGCCGAAGCAAAGGCGCCCTTTGTCAGCCGCGGGGATGACAGCGGCACCCACAAGAAAGAGCTGAACCTTTGGCGTGCGGCGGGCACGGACGTGACCGGCGGCAATGATTGGTACAAGGAGGTCGGGGCGGGCATGGGCGCCGCGCTCAACACCGCGTCGGGCATGGGCGCTTATGTGCTGTCGGATCGCGCGAGCTGGCTGAACTTCGGCAACAAGGGTGATCTGGAACTGCTTTTTGCCGGGGACCCGGTGCTGTTCAACCAATACGCCTATCTGCCAGTCGATCCGGGCAAGGGCGACTATATCAAGAGCGATCTGGCCGAAGAGGTCGAGGCCTGGCTGACCAGCGCCCGCGCCAAAGAGCTGATTGACGGCTATCGCATCGCAGGCGAGCAACTCTTTACGTTCAACGCAGAGATGGATGGCGCGCAAAAGGCGGCCGAATAA
- a CDS encoding 3-hydroxyacyl-CoA dehydrogenase NAD-binding domain-containing protein, producing MLYPHTACLGAGVIGASWAALLLASGRSVAIHDPAPDAEREVRAYIETAWPTLTQIGLTADGTPDAIRFCASAAEAATGAEFIQESVPERLEIKHALYSEIEPVLAPGAIVASSTSGLLLGDMQAGWHNPAPFVLGHPFNPPHLVPLVEVMGNHRTGAGVADAAAAFYDSIGKVTVRVQREVPGHIANRLQAAIWREAIHLVQEGVASVGDIDKAMWAGPGLRWAAMGPTACFDMGGGAGGLQTFCDRLGDQFNGWCDDLGNARLTPDTIAMMVAGAAEAAGGETREAMQTRRDAMITAMQAALKPYR from the coding sequence ATGCTCTATCCGCACACGGCCTGCCTTGGCGCAGGTGTCATCGGCGCCAGCTGGGCGGCGCTTCTCTTGGCTTCGGGTCGCTCGGTCGCGATCCATGATCCTGCGCCCGACGCTGAAAGAGAGGTCCGCGCCTATATCGAGACGGCGTGGCCGACGCTGACCCAGATTGGCCTGACCGCTGATGGCACGCCCGACGCCATCCGATTTTGCGCCAGCGCAGCAGAGGCGGCGACCGGCGCAGAGTTCATTCAGGAAAGCGTGCCCGAGCGTCTGGAGATAAAACACGCGCTTTACAGCGAAATCGAGCCGGTTCTGGCGCCCGGCGCCATCGTGGCCAGCAGCACCTCCGGCCTCCTGCTTGGCGATATGCAGGCCGGCTGGCACAATCCCGCGCCCTTTGTTCTGGGCCATCCGTTCAACCCGCCCCATCTGGTTCCTCTGGTCGAGGTCATGGGCAATCACCGGACCGGCGCGGGCGTCGCGGATGCGGCCGCCGCCTTTTACGACAGCATCGGCAAAGTCACGGTCCGCGTGCAGCGTGAAGTGCCCGGCCATATCGCCAACCGCCTGCAGGCCGCCATCTGGCGAGAGGCGATCCATCTGGTGCAGGAGGGCGTCGCAAGCGTCGGCGATATCGACAAGGCGATGTGGGCCGGCCCCGGCTTGCGCTGGGCGGCGATGGGGCCGACTGCGTGTTTCGACATGGGCGGGGGTGCGGGCGGTCTTCAGACCTTCTGCGACCGCCTCGGTGATCAGTTCAACGGCTGGTGCGACGATCTGGGTAATGCGCGGCTGACGCCCGACACTATTGCGATGATGGTCGCGGGCGCCGCTGAGGCCGCGGGGGGCGAAACGCGAGAGGCCATGCAGACGCGCCGCGACGCCATGATTACCGCCATGCAGGCAGCGCTGAAGCCCTACCGCTGA